A single region of the Massilia sp. erpn genome encodes:
- a CDS encoding SDR family NAD(P)-dependent oxidoreductase yields MKLTQKVAIVTGATQGIGLACAQRLVAEGAQVMLVDIKPEGQQAAETLGEQARFFAADVSQKADVDALVAATLAAFGRIDILINNAGVTHAADFLDLTEEDFDRVLRVNLKSMFLCSQAVAREMVKQQTGCIINMSSVNSELAIPNQVPYVVSKGGVNQLTKVMALNLAPHGIRVNGIGPGTILTELAKKAVLGSPEARHTILSRTPLGRCGEPEEVAAIAAFLASDDASYMTGQTLYVDGGRLALNYTVPVKN; encoded by the coding sequence ATGAAACTTACCCAAAAAGTCGCCATCGTCACCGGCGCCACCCAAGGCATCGGCCTCGCCTGCGCTCAGCGCCTGGTGGCCGAAGGCGCGCAAGTCATGCTGGTCGATATCAAGCCCGAAGGCCAGCAGGCTGCCGAGACGCTGGGCGAGCAGGCGCGCTTCTTTGCGGCCGACGTCAGCCAGAAAGCCGATGTCGATGCGCTGGTGGCGGCCACCCTCGCTGCCTTCGGCCGTATCGATATCCTGATCAATAACGCCGGTGTCACGCATGCCGCCGATTTCCTCGACCTGACGGAAGAGGATTTCGACCGCGTGCTGCGCGTGAACCTGAAATCCATGTTCCTGTGCAGCCAGGCGGTGGCACGCGAGATGGTGAAACAGCAAACTGGCTGCATTATCAATATGTCGAGCGTGAATTCCGAGCTGGCGATTCCGAACCAGGTGCCGTATGTGGTGTCGAAAGGCGGCGTCAACCAGCTGACCAAGGTGATGGCGCTGAATCTGGCGCCGCACGGCATCCGCGTCAACGGCATCGGACCGGGCACGATTCTGACGGAGCTGGCCAAGAAAGCGGTGCTGGGCAGCCCCGAGGCGCGCCACACCATTCTCTCGCGCACCCCGCTGGGACGCTGCGGCGAACCGGAGGAAGTGGCCGCCATCGCCGCCTTCCTCGCCAGCGACGATGCCAGCTATATGACGGGCCAAACCCTGTATGTCGACGGCGGCCGCCTGGCCTTGAACTACACCGTGCCGGTCAAGAACTAA
- a CDS encoding VanZ family protein, with the protein MLILIIGSIPGARADMGEVASGIVLHSCAYATLAFLLFTGGSGNPAQRALKAVLTVAVMGALDEIVQSFFPYRHGSIQDWCVDCSAAIVCATFMWALWSHRKVAA; encoded by the coding sequence GTGCTGATCCTGATTATCGGCTCGATCCCCGGCGCGCGCGCCGATATGGGCGAAGTCGCTTCCGGCATCGTGCTGCATTCCTGCGCTTATGCGACCCTGGCTTTTCTGCTGTTCACCGGCGGCAGCGGCAATCCGGCCCAGCGCGCGCTGAAGGCGGTGCTGACGGTGGCCGTGATGGGCGCGCTCGATGAAATTGTGCAGAGCTTCTTCCCCTACCGTCACGGTTCGATCCAGGACTGGTGCGTGGATTGCAGCGCCGCCATCGTCTGCGCCACCTTCATGTGGGCGCTGTGGTCACACCGCAAGGTGGCGGCCTAA
- a CDS encoding AAA family ATPase produces MIGRQYVSRITLQRSAVPDFGAYPFALPAIRNFSSIDLHPKVTLLVGENGSGKSTLLEAVAVALGFNAEGGTKNFRFSTRASHSALHQYLRIAQSIHKPRDGFFLRAESFFNVASEIEALDKGPGGPPIINSYGGRSLHEMSHGESFLALMMERFGGHGLYILDEPEAALSPQRQLAMLSRMHDLVRRNSQFIIATHSPILLAYPEARIYSCSAEGIHPIRYEDTEHYQVMHDFLVNPQRMLDVLLDRSEEN; encoded by the coding sequence TTGATCGGCCGCCAGTACGTTTCGCGTATCACCCTGCAGCGCAGCGCCGTGCCGGATTTCGGCGCCTACCCTTTCGCGCTGCCCGCCATCCGCAACTTCTCCAGCATCGACCTGCATCCGAAGGTGACGCTGCTGGTAGGCGAGAACGGTTCGGGCAAATCGACTTTGCTGGAAGCGGTGGCGGTGGCGCTGGGCTTCAATGCCGAAGGCGGCACCAAGAATTTCCGTTTCTCGACGCGCGCTTCGCATTCGGCGCTGCACCAGTATCTGCGCATCGCGCAAAGCATCCATAAGCCGCGCGACGGCTTCTTCCTGCGCGCCGAGAGCTTCTTCAACGTGGCGTCGGAAATCGAGGCGCTGGACAAGGGGCCGGGCGGCCCTCCCATCATTAATTCTTATGGCGGCCGCTCGCTGCATGAGATGTCGCATGGCGAATCCTTCCTGGCGCTGATGATGGAGCGCTTCGGCGGCCATGGCCTGTATATCCTCGACGAGCCGGAGGCGGCGCTGTCGCCGCAGCGCCAGCTGGCGATGCTGAGCCGCATGCACGACTTGGTGCGGCGCAATTCGCAGTTCATCATCGCCACGCACTCGCCCATCCTGCTCGCCTATCCCGAGGCACGGATTTACTCCTGTTCAGCCGAAGGCATCCACCCCATCCGCTACGAGGACACAGAACACTACCAGGTGATGCACGATTTTCTGGTGAACCCGCAGCGCATGCTGGACGTGCTGCTCGACCGTTCCGAGGAAAACTAG
- a CDS encoding TraB/GumN family protein, with the protein MSIPSTLSQAQEDSAVPRRGVLYRVRHHGVSSYLFGTIHVGKQNFYPLEPEVSRALAEARTLVLELDVRANDDFQLALGKYGSYPAGQSLRDHLSPAALARLQAALDRNGMPLASVEGFRPWLVANILVGREMEKLGYQRSKGVEGFLLEAALRQQKPLRELETAEYQLSLFDGLSAAQQERYLLENLDDIDSGAALKKSAGLIDAWSAADRVRMAELSRELTTGDSVSARFMEQTLLGKRNPEMAANIESIMAREHSAFVGIGLLHLLGENSVPQLLKRRGYEVEQVY; encoded by the coding sequence ATGAGCATTCCTTCCACTTTGTCGCAGGCGCAGGAGGACAGTGCCGTGCCGCGCCGCGGCGTGCTGTATCGCGTGCGCCACCATGGCGTCAGCAGTTATCTCTTCGGCACCATCCACGTCGGCAAGCAGAACTTCTATCCGCTGGAGCCGGAGGTGAGCCGCGCCCTGGCTGAAGCGCGCACCCTGGTGCTGGAACTGGACGTGCGCGCCAACGACGATTTTCAGCTGGCGCTCGGCAAATACGGCAGCTATCCGGCCGGCCAGAGCTTGCGCGACCACCTGTCGCCTGCCGCGCTGGCGCGGTTGCAGGCGGCGCTGGACAGGAACGGCATGCCGCTCGCCAGCGTGGAAGGCTTCCGCCCTTGGCTGGTGGCGAATATCCTGGTCGGCAGGGAGATGGAAAAGCTGGGCTACCAGCGCAGCAAGGGCGTGGAAGGCTTTCTGCTCGAAGCGGCCCTGCGCCAGCAGAAGCCCTTGCGCGAACTGGAGACGGCCGAATATCAGCTCAGCCTTTTCGATGGCTTGAGCGCGGCCCAGCAGGAGCGCTATCTGCTGGAGAATCTGGACGATATCGACAGCGGCGCCGCGCTGAAAAAATCGGCGGGCCTGATCGATGCCTGGAGCGCCGCCGACCGCGTGCGCATGGCTGAACTGTCGCGTGAGCTGACCACGGGCGATAGCGTGTCGGCACGCTTCATGGAGCAGACCTTGCTGGGCAAGCGCAATCCCGAAATGGCGGCGAATATCGAATCCATCATGGCGCGTGAGCACAGCGCCTTTGTCGGCATCGGCCTGCTGCATCTGCTCGGTGAAAACAGTGTGCCGCAACTGCTGAAACGGCGCGGTTACGAGGTCGAGCAGGTTTATTAA
- a CDS encoding dipeptidase, whose amino-acid sequence MLKKIALLGLLLQAPLHAAPLSDAATSTARHARSTYEKPMIKSLATMVGFNTVVDKKIAFENNPEHAGFKKFLRQEAERLGFDFKDHGYVVVIGMGQGKERVGVITHGDVQPVDPAKWKQSPFKLDATSEPGRLIGRGTEDDKGPIATALYAMKAIKDRKLALSKRIELYVYMAEESDWAPLEAFLKNHEPPQVNITLDAEYPVVTAEKGYGSLTVKLPHWVQVENVAGPVLSSFAGGFFGSQIPEDASATIDKATPELEAQIRARAAAQKGMRYQYDWQGGTLKIKALGVSAHSSKPEDGVNAISMLADALNVRPWQGTSAANMVSFLNETIGTGIYGEKFGKAAYRDSFMGPMTVAPTVLKQSNEGLELNINLRRPRGKTADELKAEFQQAFDGWNAARGAKGSINMYVGDPWIQEKAPQIPTLLNVFAHYTGIKDAQPVSIGGGTNSRLFPNAVSFGPGMPGQVYTGHSEHEFITHKQLMLNLEMYTAVLVELAR is encoded by the coding sequence ATGCTGAAAAAGATTGCCCTTCTTGGCCTGCTGCTGCAAGCCCCGCTGCATGCCGCTCCCCTGAGCGATGCCGCCACCAGCACCGCCCGCCATGCCCGCAGCACCTACGAAAAGCCGATGATCAAGAGCCTGGCCACCATGGTCGGCTTCAATACCGTAGTAGACAAGAAGATCGCATTCGAAAACAATCCCGAGCATGCGGGCTTCAAGAAATTCCTGCGCCAGGAGGCCGAACGCCTGGGCTTCGACTTCAAGGACCACGGCTATGTGGTGGTGATCGGCATGGGCCAGGGCAAGGAACGCGTGGGCGTGATCACCCACGGCGATGTGCAGCCGGTCGATCCCGCCAAATGGAAGCAGTCGCCCTTCAAGCTGGACGCCACCAGCGAGCCGGGACGCCTGATCGGCCGCGGCACCGAGGACGATAAAGGCCCGATCGCCACCGCCCTGTACGCGATGAAGGCGATCAAGGACCGCAAGCTGGCGCTGAGCAAGCGCATCGAGCTGTATGTGTATATGGCCGAGGAATCCGACTGGGCGCCGCTGGAAGCCTTCCTGAAAAACCATGAGCCGCCCCAGGTCAACATCACGCTCGATGCCGAATATCCGGTGGTGACGGCGGAGAAGGGCTATGGCTCGCTGACGGTCAAGCTGCCGCACTGGGTGCAGGTGGAAAATGTCGCCGGCCCGGTGCTGAGCAGCTTTGCCGGCGGCTTCTTCGGCAGCCAGATTCCGGAGGATGCCAGCGCTACGATCGACAAGGCCACGCCGGAGCTGGAAGCGCAGATCCGCGCCCGCGCCGCCGCGCAGAAAGGCATGCGTTACCAGTACGACTGGCAGGGCGGCACGCTGAAGATCAAGGCGCTCGGCGTATCGGCCCACTCGTCCAAGCCGGAAGATGGCGTGAACGCGATCAGCATGCTGGCCGATGCGCTCAATGTGCGTCCATGGCAGGGAACGTCGGCGGCGAATATGGTGTCTTTCCTCAATGAGACGATCGGCACCGGCATCTATGGCGAGAAGTTCGGCAAGGCCGCTTACCGCGACAGCTTCATGGGGCCGATGACGGTGGCGCCCACGGTGCTGAAGCAGTCGAACGAAGGCCTGGAGCTGAACATCAACCTGCGCCGCCCGCGCGGCAAGACGGCTGATGAATTGAAGGCCGAATTCCAGCAGGCTTTCGACGGCTGGAACGCGGCGCGCGGCGCCAAGGGCAGCATCAATATGTACGTCGGTGATCCATGGATTCAGGAGAAGGCGCCGCAGATTCCCACTTTGCTGAATGTGTTCGCACACTACACCGGCATCAAGGATGCGCAGCCGGTGTCGATCGGCGGCGGCACCAATTCGCGCCTGTTCCCGAATGCGGTCAGCTTCGGCCCCGGCATGCCGGGCCAGGTCTACACCGGCCATTCCGAGCACGAGTTCATCACGCATAAGCAGCTGATGCTGAACCTGGAAATGTACACGGCGGTGCTGGTGGAGCTGGCGCGCTGA
- a CDS encoding ABC transporter substrate-binding protein, producing MTFRYLRRAACSLLAVLLLAAPALADPGRLIVLVATGTEMPISEFRAGELVGGIHKDLGEALAQQLGRRAQFLAMPRKRIAQTLEAGRADVLCMYMPEWLPGSFYWSSPFFPVTELLVSDRRWPRPLAVADVGGQQIATVLGYHYPELEHALGAQFVRADGPSNEINLRKLGLGRVRHAATLKALLDYRLKLGDHIEIHPPLHVKTYLTRCAVSEKASVTLADVNAAIAGMHRDGVIHRIVSNYQ from the coding sequence ATGACATTTCGATATCTGCGGCGGGCCGCATGCAGCCTGCTGGCGGTCCTGCTGCTGGCGGCGCCGGCCCTGGCCGATCCGGGGCGCCTGATCGTGCTGGTGGCCACCGGCACCGAAATGCCGATTTCCGAATTCCGCGCCGGGGAGCTGGTGGGCGGCATCCACAAGGATCTGGGCGAAGCCCTGGCGCAGCAGCTGGGGCGGCGCGCACAATTTCTCGCCATGCCGCGCAAGCGCATCGCCCAGACCCTGGAAGCGGGCCGCGCCGACGTGCTGTGCATGTATATGCCGGAATGGCTGCCGGGCAGCTTTTACTGGAGTTCCCCCTTCTTTCCCGTCACCGAGCTGCTGGTCTCCGACCGGCGCTGGCCACGTCCCCTGGCGGTGGCCGATGTGGGCGGCCAGCAGATTGCTACCGTCCTGGGCTATCATTACCCGGAGTTGGAGCATGCCCTGGGCGCGCAGTTTGTGCGCGCCGACGGTCCCTCCAACGAGATCAACCTGCGCAAGCTGGGTTTGGGACGGGTAAGGCATGCGGCCACCTTGAAGGCCTTGCTCGACTACCGGCTGAAACTGGGCGATCACATCGAGATCCATCCACCGCTTCACGTCAAAACCTATCTGACCCGCTGCGCGGTGTCGGAGAAGGCCAGCGTGACGCTGGCGGACGTGAATGCGGCCATCGCGGGCATGCACCGCGACGGCGTGATTCACCGGATCGTGTCCAACTACCAATAA
- a CDS encoding LLM class flavin-dependent oxidoreductase: MTIPFSVLDLSPIAEGSNAATSLRNTLDLAQHAERWGFQRYWLAEHHGMPGIASAATAVVMAHVAGGTTTIRVGAGGVMLPNHSPLVIAEQFGTLAALHPGRIDLGLGRAPGSDQATMRALRRRMDASADEFPQDVLDLQDYLSDEPRQQIKAVPGQGSNVPLWILGSSLYGAQLAAHFGLPFAFASHFAPQMMMQAVSLYRANFQPSAQLQKPYVMLGYNVFAADSDEEAQFLSTSMQQAFVNLRSGHPTRLPPPKAGYRQQIGSAESAMLDSVLSCSAIGSPHTVESQLRAFIASTRPDELMITSQIFEHKARLHSYALTSEIRARLG, from the coding sequence ATGACTATCCCATTCTCCGTACTCGACCTCTCCCCCATCGCCGAAGGCAGCAATGCCGCCACCTCGCTGCGCAATACGCTGGACCTGGCGCAGCATGCGGAGCGCTGGGGTTTTCAACGCTACTGGCTGGCCGAACACCACGGCATGCCGGGCATCGCCAGCGCCGCCACGGCGGTAGTGATGGCTCACGTCGCGGGCGGCACCACCACCATCCGCGTCGGCGCGGGCGGCGTCATGCTGCCGAATCACTCGCCGCTGGTCATCGCCGAGCAGTTTGGCACCCTGGCCGCCCTGCATCCGGGCCGCATCGACCTGGGTCTGGGCCGCGCGCCCGGTTCCGACCAGGCCACCATGCGCGCCCTGCGCCGCCGCATGGACGCCAGCGCCGACGAATTCCCGCAGGACGTGCTGGACCTGCAGGATTATCTGTCCGACGAACCGCGCCAGCAGATCAAGGCGGTGCCGGGCCAGGGTTCCAACGTGCCGCTATGGATACTCGGCTCCAGCCTGTATGGTGCGCAGCTGGCCGCCCACTTCGGCCTGCCCTTCGCTTTCGCCTCGCATTTCGCACCGCAGATGATGATGCAGGCGGTCTCGCTTTACCGCGCCAATTTCCAGCCTTCGGCGCAGTTGCAAAAACCATATGTCATGCTGGGCTATAATGTGTTTGCTGCCGACAGTGACGAGGAAGCGCAGTTCTTATCCACGTCGATGCAGCAAGCCTTTGTCAATCTTCGTTCCGGCCATCCCACGCGCCTGCCCCCGCCCAAAGCCGGCTACCGCCAGCAGATCGGGAGCGCCGAAAGCGCGATGCTCGATTCGGTGTTATCCTGCTCAGCGATCGGTTCGCCGCACACGGTCGAATCCCAGCTGCGTGCCTTTATCGCCAGCACCCGGCCGGATGAATTGATGATTACTTCGCAAATCTTCGAGCATAAGGCCCGCCTGCATTCCTACGCTTTAACGTCAGAGATCCGCGCGCGCCTTGGCTGA
- a CDS encoding MFS transporter: protein MVWLLAIASGLIVANLYYAQPLVGPISQATGLAPGAAGLIVTLTQLGYCVGLLFIVPLGDLVENRRLIFTALLVAALSLLGAASTSNATLFLLSALCIGISCVAAQVLVPFAAHLSSPEKRGQTVGSVMSGLLMGIMLARPISSVVADFLGWHAIFFISAVSTAALAFVLRRKLPLRQPQNAISYPALLASLWHLLRDTPVLRRRALYQACMFGAFSLFWTTVPLVLAGPHFQMSQTGIAIFALVGVGGAVMSPIAGRRADQGKGHSTTLISLCAPLLAFGLPLVLHGDHYLDLALLVMASIVVDMGVSGSLVVGQRAIFSLGAEVRSRLNGLFIAIFFFGGAIGSSLGGWMYAHHGWNGVLLAGLGFPLVALIAFATEPRPPRGLGAPA, encoded by the coding sequence ATGGTCTGGCTGCTGGCCATCGCCAGCGGCCTGATTGTAGCCAATCTGTATTACGCCCAGCCGCTGGTGGGCCCGATCAGCCAGGCCACCGGCCTCGCTCCCGGCGCGGCCGGCCTGATTGTCACCCTGACCCAGCTCGGTTACTGCGTCGGCCTGCTGTTCATCGTGCCACTGGGCGACCTGGTGGAAAACCGCCGCCTGATCTTCACCGCCCTGCTGGTTGCCGCCCTGTCCCTGCTCGGTGCGGCCAGCACCAGCAATGCCACGCTGTTCCTGCTCTCGGCCCTGTGCATCGGGATCAGCTGCGTCGCAGCCCAGGTGCTGGTGCCATTTGCCGCCCACCTGTCCTCGCCGGAAAAGCGCGGCCAGACCGTGGGCTCGGTAATGAGCGGTTTGCTGATGGGCATCATGCTGGCGCGGCCGATATCGAGCGTGGTGGCGGATTTTCTGGGCTGGCACGCCATCTTCTTCATCTCCGCCGTCAGCACAGCGGCCCTGGCCTTCGTGCTGCGCCGCAAGCTGCCGTTGCGCCAGCCGCAGAATGCGATCAGCTATCCGGCCCTGCTGGCGTCGCTCTGGCATCTGCTGCGCGACACGCCGGTGCTGCGCCGCCGCGCCCTGTACCAGGCTTGCATGTTCGGCGCCTTCAGCCTGTTCTGGACCACGGTACCGCTGGTGCTGGCCGGTCCGCACTTCCAGATGTCGCAGACCGGCATCGCCATCTTCGCCCTGGTCGGCGTGGGTGGTGCCGTGATGTCGCCGATTGCGGGCCGCCGCGCCGACCAGGGCAAGGGCCATTCAACCACGCTGATCTCGCTGTGCGCGCCGCTGCTGGCTTTCGGCCTGCCGCTGGTATTGCATGGCGACCATTATCTGGACCTGGCCCTGCTGGTGATGGCGTCCATCGTGGTGGACATGGGCGTGTCGGGCAGCCTGGTGGTGGGCCAACGCGCCATCTTCTCGCTGGGTGCCGAGGTGCGCAGCCGCCTGAATGGCTTGTTCATTGCCATCTTCTTCTTCGGTGGCGCCATCGGTTCTTCGCTGGGCGGCTGGATGTACGCCCATCATGGCTGGAACGGCGTGCTGCTGGCCGGTCTCGGTTTCCCGCTGGTGGCGCTGATCGCTTTCGCTACCGAACCACGCCCGCCGCGCGGCCTGGGCGCTCCGGCGTAA
- a CDS encoding DUF6160 family protein — translation MKLITTLVAAALSSLALSASAMTPIQDTELSAVTGQDGVSIFANLNVKMDSFVYTDTDPLDANGLGGGSISFNGIKATGLIAASIDILSKNSFLQAAAAAGVTNPGTFYSPATGGDVVQIAIPADVQVAAGKLLNISVDAVKMGNNAASFGSFAMNQLDLRGTQVWIWAH, via the coding sequence ATGAAACTGATCACCACCCTGGTAGCTGCCGCACTGTCCTCCCTGGCCCTGTCCGCATCGGCCATGACCCCGATCCAGGACACCGAACTGAGCGCTGTCACCGGCCAGGACGGCGTGTCGATCTTCGCCAACCTGAACGTCAAAATGGATTCCTTCGTCTACACCGATACGGATCCACTGGACGCCAACGGCCTGGGCGGCGGCTCGATTAGCTTCAACGGCATCAAAGCCACCGGCCTGATTGCCGCCAGCATCGACATCCTGTCGAAAAACTCCTTCCTGCAGGCCGCCGCCGCCGCCGGCGTGACCAACCCTGGCACCTTCTACAGCCCAGCCACCGGCGGCGACGTGGTGCAGATCGCCATCCCGGCCGACGTGCAAGTGGCAGCCGGCAAGCTGCTGAACATCAGCGTCGACGCCGTGAAGATGGGCAACAACGCGGCATCCTTCGGCTCGTTCGCCATGAACCAGCTGGATCTGCGCGGCACCCAAGTCTGGATCTGGGCTCACTAA
- a CDS encoding C39 family peptidase, translating to MLMLLMGVLAVLIGGAGALERHEVKDRPQGQFEMPQNLLGGGSYNQAVTMEPFSELKYRHIVRQAYDYSCGSAALVTILRFHLGLQVSEQQAMEGMLEKGEKDKIIERRGFSLLDMKRYAASLKVQGAGFRAEVKDLLTLTEPAIVPIDYAGAKHFVVLRGIREGVVFIADPSAGNLAFSVEEFARLWDKNTLFILSAAPGSKVPAQLALNDQELGVVDMDRITNRGQLGQINNAAHLLERAVNSGAAGTWTRRQ from the coding sequence ATGCTGATGCTGCTGATGGGGGTACTGGCCGTGCTGATCGGCGGCGCCGGCGCCCTGGAGCGCCACGAAGTCAAGGACCGGCCCCAGGGCCAGTTCGAAATGCCGCAAAACCTGCTGGGCGGCGGCAGCTACAACCAGGCCGTGACGATGGAGCCGTTCAGCGAGCTCAAATACCGCCACATCGTGCGCCAGGCTTACGACTACAGCTGCGGCTCGGCGGCGCTGGTGACCATCCTGCGCTTCCACCTCGGCCTCCAGGTCTCGGAACAGCAGGCCATGGAAGGCATGCTGGAAAAAGGCGAGAAGGACAAGATCATCGAGCGGCGCGGCTTCTCGCTGCTGGACATGAAGCGCTACGCGGCCTCGCTGAAGGTGCAGGGGGCCGGCTTCCGCGCCGAGGTCAAGGATTTGCTGACGCTGACCGAACCGGCCATCGTGCCGATCGATTACGCCGGCGCCAAGCACTTCGTGGTGCTGCGCGGCATACGCGAAGGCGTCGTTTTCATCGCCGATCCATCGGCCGGCAACCTCGCCTTCTCGGTCGAGGAGTTTGCCCGGCTGTGGGACAAGAACACCCTGTTCATCCTGTCCGCCGCCCCTGGCAGCAAGGTGCCGGCACAACTGGCGCTGAACGACCAGGAATTGGGCGTGGTCGATATGGACCGCATCACCAACCGCGGCCAACTGGGCCAGATCAATAACGCGGCGCACCTGCTGGAGCGCGCCGTCAATTCGGGCGCCGCCGGCACCTGGACCCGGCGCCAGTAA
- a CDS encoding transporter, translating into MKLRMLPALLASALLFQLPVHAQQTATAPASADAARDALAKKEGEGDQSALLKETLTAVDKQYSLIRQGQYQVSYDLNYSYIGQEKIVTDYSIAGLTLFEIENTSSHTVTNTLSADYGVRNNLTANVTLPVISRYSDVRGHSGLSNTLGDISLGARWQPLEARRDRPNLTATTTVRLPTGRSPFKVVAGSGQATGSGVGSLSAGLNVNRIVDPVALFGSFSVTGSLPAKHLWQVNGTRVLTKVQPGPAVGFGMGFAYALSYGISTTMSFQQSIAAGSKLTFADGLKVKTNMQTSAMLNLGLGYRMSPKTTVNLSVGIGLTSDSPNLSVGLNLPLAF; encoded by the coding sequence ATGAAATTACGCATGCTGCCTGCCCTTCTTGCCTCCGCCCTGCTGTTCCAGTTGCCCGTCCACGCCCAGCAGACAGCGACCGCGCCCGCCAGCGCCGACGCCGCGCGCGACGCCCTGGCCAAGAAGGAAGGTGAAGGCGATCAGAGCGCCCTGTTGAAGGAAACCCTGACCGCCGTCGACAAACAATATTCGCTGATCCGCCAGGGCCAGTACCAGGTCAGCTATGACCTCAACTACAGCTACATCGGCCAGGAAAAAATCGTCACCGACTACTCCATCGCCGGCCTGACCCTGTTCGAAATCGAGAACACCAGCTCGCACACCGTCACAAACACCCTGTCGGCCGACTACGGCGTGCGCAACAACCTGACCGCCAATGTCACGCTGCCCGTGATCTCGCGCTACTCCGATGTGCGCGGCCACAGCGGCCTGTCCAACACCCTGGGCGACATCAGCCTGGGCGCGCGCTGGCAGCCGCTGGAAGCGCGCCGCGACCGCCCCAACCTGACCGCCACCACCACCGTGCGCCTGCCCACCGGCCGCAGCCCCTTCAAGGTGGTGGCCGGCAGCGGCCAGGCCACCGGCAGCGGGGTCGGTTCGCTGTCGGCCGGTTTGAACGTGAACCGCATCGTCGATCCGGTCGCCCTGTTCGGCTCCTTCAGCGTGACCGGCAGCCTGCCGGCCAAGCATCTGTGGCAGGTGAACGGCACGCGCGTGCTGACCAAGGTGCAGCCCGGCCCCGCGGTCGGCTTCGGCATGGGCTTCGCTTACGCTCTCTCGTATGGCATTTCCACCACGATGTCCTTCCAGCAGTCGATTGCAGCCGGCTCCAAGCTGACCTTTGCCGACGGCTTGAAAGTGAAGACCAATATGCAGACCTCGGCCATGCTGAACCTGGGCCTGGGCTACCGCATGTCGCCCAAGACCACGGTCAATCTGTCGGTGGGCATCGGCCTGACCAGCGATTCGCCGAATCTGTCGGTGGGCCTGAACCTGCCGCTGGCCTTCTGA